The following are from one region of the Populus trichocarpa isolate Nisqually-1 chromosome 8, P.trichocarpa_v4.1, whole genome shotgun sequence genome:
- the LOC7480950 gene encoding mitogen-activated protein kinase kinase 9, with protein sequence MVLIRHRLQQHLKLPLPELEISECSTLCTFLPKPMSDTTIQGVGDFMDLEKLCVLGRGNYGIVYKVRHGQTLAIYALKIIKQDTNEAYVSHEAEILNCIDSPFVVKCHGVFEPRAGEKAILMEYMDAGTLDGIFRANGPFSEASLAHISYQVLNGLKYLHEHNIVHLDIKPSNLLVSKDMKVKIADFGVSKIVHGIVSRAATNYHNMCEGTRAYMSPERLDSHTFGSGCVYAGDVWSLGVTLLELHVGHFPFFPAGKKPTNWMELVLVICFGESPSFPKEASEEFRSFIKCCLEKEPSKRWTVSQLLSHPYVCLGEKLGK encoded by the coding sequence ATGGTTCTTATTAGACATAGATTGCAACAACATCTTAAGCTTCCCCTTCCAGAATTAGAGATTAGTGAATGCAGCACGCTGTGTACATTCTTGCCTAAGCCCATGTCTGACACTACGATTCAAGGGGTAGGTGACTTCATGGACTTGGAAAAACTCTGCGTTCTAGGACGTGGTAATTATGGCATTGTCTACAAGGTACGCCACGGGCAAACATTAGCCATCTATGCACTCAAAATCATCAAGCAGGATACAAATGAAGCTTATGTATCCCACGAGGCAGAAATCTTAAATTGCATAGACTCTCCTTTCGTCGTCAAATGCCACGGGGTTTTCGAGCCTCGGGCTGGTGAAAAAGCTATACTCATGGAGTACATGGATGCAGGAACACTTGATGGGATTTTTAGAGCTAACGGTCCCTTCTCCGAAGCTTCACTTGCCCACATTTCCTACCAAGTACTCAATGGCCTCAAGTACCTCCATGAACACAATATTGTCCACTTAGATATAAAGCCTTCGAATCTTCTAGTTAGTAAGGACATGAAAGTGAAAATTGCTGATTTTGGAGTCAGCAAGATTGTCCATGGTATTGTTAGTCGGGCTGCCACCAATTATCACAATATGTGTGAGGGCACACGTGCTTATATGAGTCCTGAAAGGCTGGACTCGCACACATTTGGCTCGGGCTGCGTGTATGCAGGTGACGTTTGGAGCTTGGGAGTCACTTTATTGGAGCTGCATGTGGGCCATTTTCCATTTTTCCCAGCTGGGAAGAAACCCACTAATTGGATGGAGCTTGTATTGGTGATATGTTTTGGAGAATCCCCTAGCTTCCCAAAGGAAGCATCAGAGGAATTCAGGAGCTTCATCAAGTGTTGCTTGGAGAAGGAACCGAGTAAGAGATGGACAGTCTCGCAACTCCTCTCACATCCCTATGTTTGCTTAGGGGAGAAACTGGGGAAATGA